The region CTTGCCGTCGATGGTCCGGGTGACCACCTGCGGCTTGCCCACCGTGAGCTCGAAGCCCTCGCGCCGCATCTGCTCGACGAGCACCGCCAGCGCGAGCTCGCCGCGGCCCTGGACCTCCCACGCGTCGGGGCGGCCGATGTCGACGACCTTGATCGACACGTTGCCGATCAGCTCGGAATCCAAGCGGGACTTGACCATTCGCGCGGTCAGCTTGTGACCGGAGACCTTGCCGGCCAGCGGTGAGGTGTTGGTGCCGATCGTCACCGAGATGGCGGGTTCGTCGACGGTGATCCGCGGCAGCGCGTGCGCGTGATCCGGGTCGGCGAGCGTGTCGCCGATCATGATCTCCGGGATGCCCGCGACGGCGACGATGTCGCCCGCGACGGCCTCCTCCGTCGGCGTTCTCTCCACGCCCTCGGTGACCAGCAGCTCGGTGATCTTCGCGTTCGTGATGACGGGATGGCCGTCCACGTCGCGCATCCAGGCGACCTGCTGGCCCTTCCTGATGCGGCCCTTGTAGATGCGGATCAGCGCGAGCCGGCCGAGGAACGCCGACGCGTCGAGGTTGGTGACCAGGGCCTGCAGCGGCGCCTCCGGATCGCCGTGCGGCGGCGGGATGTGCTCGAGCAGCACGTCGAACAGCGGGTCGAGGTTCTCGCCCTGCGGGTTCTCGCCGTTGGCGGGCTGGACGGTGCTGGCGATGCCGGCCCGGCCCGAGGCGTAGAGCGTGGGCAGCCCGAGGGCGTCCTCGGCGGCCTTCTGCGCGTCCTCGTCGAGGTCGGACGCGACGTCGAGCAGCAGGTCGTGGCTGTCGGAGACGACTTCGGCGATGCGTGCGTCGGGGCGGTCGGTCTTGTTGACGACCAGGATCACCGGCAGGTGGGCGGCCAGCGCTTTGCGCAGCACGAACCGGGTCTGCGGCAGCGGACCCTCCGAGGCGTCCACCAGCAGCAGCACGCCGTCGACCATGGACAGACCGCGTTCGACCTCGCCGCCGAAGTCGGCGTGTCCCGGGGTGTCGATGACGTTGATGACCGTCATGCCGCCGTCGGCGTGATGGCGGTGCACAGCGGTGTTCTTGGCCAGGATGGTGATGCCCTTTTCCTTCTCCAGGTCACCGGAATCCATCAGGCGTTCGATCGCGTCGTCACCGCGGTGACTCAACGCCCCCGATTGGCGCAGCATCGCGTCGACCAGGGTCGTCTTGCCGTGGTCGACGTGAGCCACGATGGCGACGTTGCGGAAGTCAGGGCGGGAACTCACGCCCGCGATTGTCGCAGTGCAGTGCACCGATCGCGAAAACGAGAGATACCGGTCACAAGCGGACGCCACCCCCGGCCCGCCGCCGGAGCGCCCCGGCCGCGAGGCGGGCCCGACCGCCGCGAAAGGCAGTGGTCAACGTCACAATTTGCGCCCAACGGCGCGGGGTTGAGGCGTAGCGTTTGGGATACCCGTCGACCGTTTCTCGCGAAAGGTCAGCCATCATGACGGTTTACGAAGTTCTCACGGTCGCCCTGATCACCGCGCTGGCAGCGGCGACCATCGTGGCAATCTACTGGGGTCTGGCCAACTGGGTCGGCACGTTCTACGTGGTGCGATGCACCGAGTGCCGCCACTTGACCTTCAACTCGGCCAATCAGCCTCGGACTTCGTGCCCGCACTGCCGTCACCCGGTGCTCACCCATCCCCTTCACGCGCTGGTCCACCCGGCCAGCCGCACGGACGTCCGCGTCGTCGGCGACCGGCTGCACTTCTAGATCCCGCCGGTGCCGCCCGGGAAGCGGACGCGACGGGGTCACCAGCCCCGGCGGTGAGGCTGCGATCCGACGAGTTCGCCTTTGCGCGCGACGTCTCTGCTGCGGTAGACGACGTAGGGCCGGAACAGGTACCCCACCGGCGCGCTGAAGGCGTGGACCAGTCGGGTGAACGGCCACAGGCAGAACAGCGTCAACCCGATCAGCACGTGGATGTGGAACCACAGCGGCGCCTGGACCATCAGATCGCCGCGGGGCTGCAGCATCCAGATGGACCGGAACCACGGCGACACCGTCTGGCGGTAGTCGTGTTCGCCTCCCACCGGCGTCGCCCCGATCAGCGTGCACGCCAGCCCCGCCACGATCGCGAGCACCAACACCAGATACATCAGCTTGTCGTTGCGTGTGGTCGCCATGAACACCGGTCCGCTGGTGCGGCGCCGGTAGACCAGCAGGCTGACACCCACCAGGGTGCAGACGCCGGCGATCGCCCCGAGAACCAGCGCTTGCACGTGGTAGGCGTGGTTGCTCAATCCCACGGCGGCGGTCCACGACTCGGGGATGACCAACCCGATGATGTGCCCGACGATCACCACCAGAATGCCGAAATGGAACAGCGGGCTCGCGATCCGGAGCAGACGGCTCTCGTAGAGCTGCGACGATCGGGTGGTCCAGCCGAACTTGTCGTACCGGTATCGCCACCAGGTGCCGACGACGACGATGGCCAGTGTCACGTACGGGACGACGTCCCAGAAGATCTCCCAACCCGACACGTCAGCGACCTCCAGGGCGGCCCGCCACCGCATCCGTCCGGCCTGCTCGGCCCCGCGGCGGCACTGTCAATGTGAACGGTTGCAGCCCAACGGCTTCCGCCGGCGGCCCGTGGGCCACCAGCCGCTGGGCGCTGAGCTCGTCGGACTCGCTGCCTCTGGGCAGCGTCGACAACACGGCGGCCACCGTCATCGCATACGGCGAGCCCGCCTCGCACAACGCGCGGTGCAGCACGTCGACTGCCACGCGATGCGCACCCAGCACGCGCCGGCCGGCGTCCCAGTCGACGTTCGCGGCGAATTCCAGCGCGACCGGCAGGTAGTCGGGCGCTTCACGGTCGGGCGGGCTCACCCCGGCTTCGCGGTAGGTGCGCGCGAACTCGAGCATCGCCTGGCCCCGATTGCGGGTGTCGCCGGCGGTCCAGAAGGTCAGATACAGCGTGCAGCGCCGACGCATGTCGAACGTGGCGACGTAGGCTTCGGCCGCCTCGCGTGGCGAGAGCGCCCGCACCGCGTCCAGTGTGCCCGCGAGGTGCCGGGCGGCCGGCCCGTCGATGTGGGTCAGCAGTTCTGCCGCGGTGTCCAGCCGGTCGCCGTCCGGGTAACTCAGCGTCAGCGATGCGCACTGCCACGTCAATCGGTCGTTGAGTGTCGTGCGGGACCGCAGGCGGGCTTTCATCGCCGCTCCCCGTCCCCGGGGAACAGGCCCGACGGCGCGCCGCGACCGTCCCAGTTGAGCAGGTTGACCCGTGACGGGCGGGTCCGGTTGGCCGCCATCTCCTCACTGGTCTGCCGGTTCCGCAGCGCGTGGAAGGTCTCCACCGCGACCGGCACGGGTCCTCCGCTGGCTTCGCCGAAGGGCCCCGACTCGTACATGCCGGTTCCGCCCTCGAACGACAGCGAGCAGCCCGGCTCCTCGACGCCCGGTAGGCCGTCGGTCGCGTACGCGGTCGGAATCACGTAGCGCTCATCGTATTTCGCCAGCGCGAGCAGGCGGTACATGTCGTAGATCTGCTCCTCGGTCATCCCCACCGACTCCGGGATGTGCGGTTGGGTCTCCCGACCGAGATTCACGTCGCGCATGTAGGAGCGCATGGCGGCGAGCTTGCGCAGCACACCTTCGACGACGGCGGTGTCGCCGGCGGTGAACAGGCCCGCGAGGTACTCGATCGGGATGCGCAGCGCCTCCAGCGCGCCGAAGAGGTTGCCGGCGTCCTCACCGTCGTGCCCGCTGCGGCTGACGGCGTCGACGACCGGGGACAGCGGCGGGATGTACCAGACCATCGGAACCGTGCGGAACTCCGGATGCAGCGGCAGCGCAACCTGATACGTGTTGATCAACGCATAGACCGGTGAGTTCTGCGCGGCCTCGATCCATTCGTCGGAGATGCCCTCGGCGCGCGCGCCTGCGATCACCTCGGGATCGTTGGGGTCGAGAAGGATCTGCCGGTGTGCCGCGTAGAGGTCCGTATCGTCGGACACCGAGGCGGCCGCGAGCACGCGGTCCACGTCGTAGAGCACCAACCCGAGATAGCGGAGCCGCCCGACGCAGGTCTCGGAGCACACCGTCGGCAGGCCGACCTCGATCCGCGGGTAGCACAGCGTGCACTTCTCGGCCTTGCCGGTCTTGTGGTTGAAGTACACCTTCTTGTACGGGCAGCCGGACACGCACATCCGCCACCCGCGGCAGCGGTCCTGGTCGACCAGCACGATGCCGTCTTCGCTGCGCTTGTACATCGCCCCCGACGGGCACGAGGCCACACACGACGGGTTGAGGCAGTGCTCACAGATCCGCGGCAGGTAGAACATGAACGTCTGCTCGAGTTCCAGGCGGACCTCTTCACTGACCTTCTGCAGCACCGGATCGCCCGGCAGGATCTCCGGTGAACCGGCCAGGTTGTCGTCCCAGTTCGCCGACCACTGCACCTTCATCGGTTCGCCGCTGATCAGGCTGCGCGGCGGCGCGACCGGCATGTGCTCGCCCAGCGGTGCGTTGATCAGGTTCTCGTAGTCGTAGGTCCACGGCTCGTAGTAGTCCTCGATGGACGGCAGCTTCGGGTTGGAGAAGATGTGCGCGAGCTTGTGCCAGCGCCCGCCGCCGCGCAACCTCAGCCGCCCGCGCTTGTCCCGCATCCAGCCGCCGCGCCACCGGTCCTGATCCTCGTAGGTGCGCGGATAACCTTGTCCCGGGCGGGTTTCGACGTTGTTGAACCAGACGTACTCGGTGCCGGGCCGGTTCGTCCACGCCTGTTTGCACGTCACCGAACACGTGTGGCACCCGATGCACTTGTCGAGGTTCATCACCATGGCCATCTGGGCCATCACCTTCACCGGTAGGTCACCTCCTGTGAGCGACGGCGCACCACCGTGACCTCGTCACGCTGGTTGCCGGTGGGGCCGAGGTAGTTGAAGGCGAAGGCCGTCTGGGCGTACCCGCCGGCCAGGTGGCTGGGCTTGACCAGCAGCCGGGTCAACGAGTTGTGGATACCGCCGCGCCGGCCGGTGGTCTCGGTCAGCGGCACGTCGATGACTCGTTCCTGGGCGTGGTAGACGTAGACGACCCCCTCCGGCATGCGGTGACTGACGATGGCGCGGCACACCAGCACTCCGTTGCGGTTCACCGCTTCGACCCAGTCGTTGTCGGCGACGCCGATCTTCGCGGCGTCCGAGGGGCTCATCCACATCGTCGGACCGCCGCGGGACAGCGACAGCATGAACAGGTTGTCCTGGTACTCCGAGTGAATGGACCACTTCGAGTGCGGCGTCAGGTAGCGGACGGTCAATCCGACACCGTCGCGGTCGCCGACCGCGGGCTCGCCGAAGAGGCGGCCGAGGTCCAGCGGTGGGCGGTACACGGGCAGCTGCTCACCGAGTTCCTCGAGCCAGTCGTGATCGAGGAAGAAGTGCATCCGCCCGGTGAGCGTGTGAAAGGGCTTGAGCTGTTCGATGTTCACCGTGAACGGCGCGTATCGCCGACCGCCCGTCTCGCTGCCCGACCATTCCGGGCTGGTGATCACGGGCACCGGCCGGGCCTGCGTGTCGGCATAGGTGATGCGGCGCTCCTCGCTGCCTTCGGCCAGATGCGCCAACGGCTTACCGACGCGGCGCTCCAGCTCGCGGAAGCCCTCGACGGCCAGCCGGCCGTTCGAGGTTCCCGACAGGGCCAGGATGACATCGGCCATGCGCTCGGCCGTGGTCATCGCCGGGCGGCCTGCCGCCGCACCCGAGTCGAGCACACCGAATTTTCGGGACAGCTCGTCGATCTCGTGGTCCGGACGGGTGGTGACGCCCTTGGTGGTCACCCCGAGCCGGTCGACCAGCGGCCCGACCGTGGACCACTTGTCGGCGATCGCGGTGTAGTCACGCTCCACGACGGTGATCGGCCCGATCGTCTTCCCCGGGACCGGCACCTCACCGCTCTCGCGCCAATCCCGGTGCACTCCACCCGGGTACGCCATCGCACCCGGGGTGTCGTGGAGCAGTGCCCCCAGCACGACGTCGGTTCGAGTGCCCAGATGATTCTTCGCCAGCGCCGAGAACGCCCGGGCGATCGCGCCGAAAGCATCGAAATCCGAGCGGGTTTCCCAGGGCGGATCGATCGCCGGGCTGAACGCGTGCACGTAGGGGTGCATGTCGGTCGACGACAGGTCGGCCTTCTCGTACCAGGTCGCCGCCGGGAGCACGACGTCGGACAGCAGGGTCGTCGACGTCATCCGGAAGTCGATCGACATCAGCAGATCGAGCTTGCCCTCGGGAATCTCCGGGGTCCACGCGACGCCGTCGGGGCGCAGGTGCTCGGCCGTCGGCGTGGCCTGAAGATTGGACGCCGTGCCCAGCAGGTGCTGCAGGAAGTACTCGTTGCCCTTGCTCGAGGAGCCGAGGAGGTTGGCTCGCCACACGTCGAGCACCCGCGGCCAGTTGGCCGGATCGTCGGGATCGGTGACGGCCAGCCGCAATGCTCCGGAAGCCAGTTGCTCGCACACGAATTCGGGAATCTCGCGGCCGGCTGCTCGCGCTTCGTCGGCGACGTCCAGACTCGAGCGGTCGAACTGAGGATAGAACGGCATCCACCCCATCGCCGCCGCGGCCGTCACGACGTCCATGGTGTGCTTGCCGGTGAACCGCCCCCGTGCGGTCGGACTCGCCAGCGCGTCCGCGCGGTAACCGTCGTAGCGCCACTGGTCGGTGTGGACGTACCAGTACGACGTCCCCGGCATCTGCCGCGGCGGCCGGGACCAGTCGGTGGCGGAGCCCATCGTCGCCCACCCGGTGATCGGCCGGCATTTCTCCTGCCCGACGTAGTGCGCCCAGCCACCGCCGTTACGGCCCATCGAACCGGTCAGCAGCAGCAACGCCAACACCGCGCGGTAGGTGGTGTCACCGTGGAACCACTGACAGATTCCGGCGCCCATGATGATCATCGAACGCCCGCCGGATTCCTCGGCGTTGCGGGCGAATTCGCGCGCCACCCGGATGGCTTGGGACGCGGAGACCCCGGTGATGGGCTCCTGCCAGGCAGGGGTGTAGGGAGCGTCCGGATCGTCGTAGCCGGTCGGCCAGTCTCCCGGCAGACCCGGCCGGCCCACCCCGTACTGCGCGAGCATGAGATCGAACACCGTGCAGACGCGGTGCCCTGCGACCCGGCGCACCGGCACTCCGCGCCGCACCGTTCCGGCATCGCCGTCGACCGCGTCGAAGCGGGGCAAGACGATCATGGCGGTCTCGCCGGGATCCTCACCCGCACGGGCGACCGTCAGCGCCGGCACGAGCTCACCCAGATCGAGGTTCCACTTTCCCGCGCCTGCGTCCCCGTATCGGAAGCCGAGCGAACCGGGCGGCACCGCAACGGATTCCGAAGCACCATCCCACAGCGCCGGCTTGAACGCCGCATTCTCCATCGCCTGGTGCCCGATGTCGAGGTCGGCGGCGGTGAGCATCTTGCCGGGCACCACGATGCCGTCGCGCTCCTCGAGCTTGACCAGGAACGGCAGGTCGGTGTAGGTGCGCGCGTAGTCGACGAAGAACGGAACCCGTTGACGAACAAAGCCTTCGGTGAGGATCACGTGTCCCATCGCCATCGCCAGCGCGCCGTCGGTGCCTGCGGCGCAGGGCATCCACTCGTCGGCGAACTTGGTGTTGTCCGCATAGTCGGGGCTGACGGTCACCACTTTCGTTCCGCGATAACGCACTTCGGCCATCCAGTGCGCATCCGGGGTCCTGGTGACGGGGACGTTGGAGCCCCACATCACCAGATACGAGGCGTCCCACCAGTCGCCGGACTCGGGAACGTCGGTCTGATCCCCGAAGACCTGCGGCGACGCGACGGGCAGATCGGCGTACCAGTCGTAGAAGGACGTCATCGCACCGCCGAGCAGGCTCACGAACCGGGCGCCGGCGGCGTGGCTGACCATCGACATCGCCGGGATCGGCGAGAACCCGGCGATGCGGTCCGGACCGTAGGTCTTGATCGTGTGCACGTGCGCGGCGGCGATCATCTCGGCGGCTTCGGCCCACGTCACCCGCATCAGACCACCCTTGCCCCGCGCCTGCTGGTAGCGACGCCGGCGCTGCGGATCCCCCTGGATGTCAGCCCATGCCAGCACCGGATCTCCCAGGCGCGCCTTGGCTTCCCGGTACATCTCCACCAGCACGCCCCTGGCATACGGGTAGCGCACCCGGGTCGGCGAGTAGGTGTACCAGGAGAAGGCGGCCCCGCGCGGGCAGCCGCGGGGCTCGTATTCGGGACGGTCCGGCCCGACGGAGGGGTAGTCGGTCTCCTGCGTCTCCCAGGTGATGATGCCGTCTTTGACATAGACCTTCCACGAGCACGAGCCCGTGCAGTTGACGCCGTGGGTCGAGCGGACCACTTTGTCATGGCTCCACCGGTCCCGGTAGAAGATGTCACCCTCGCGGCCGCCACGGTGGCTGACGGTGCGCAGATCGTCCGAGATCTCGCCGCGAGTGAAGAACCGGCCGCTGCGTTCCAGCAGCTCTTCGACTCTCCCTCCGGTACGGGGCGGGTTCGTCACGCGGGGGCCTCCGTCGCTTTCGGCTCGTGAGCGTGCAGTCGCAGCGCGGTGAAGCCCACCGCCGCGAGCGCCGTCGCCACCAACAGCAGCAGCCCGACGGTGTATTCGTTGGCCGCCGCGTCGTACGTCGCGCCCATCACCAGCGGTGGGAAGTATCCCCCCAATCCGCCTGCGGCAGCCACGATCCCGGTGACCGATCCGACCGATGCGGCCGGTGACCGGCGCGCCACCCACGCGAACACCCCGCCCGTGCCGATGCCGAGGAAGATCGCCAGCGCGATGAACGTCGCTGCGGACCACACGTCGGGCGGCGGCTGGAACACCGCGATGAAGGCCATCGCGGCGGTGCCGAGCAGGGATCCCAGCACCACGTATTTGGGGGCGATGCGGTCGGCGAGAGCCCCGCCGACCGGCCTGGCCAGGACGGCGGCCAGCGCGAAGGCCGCGGTGCGGGCACCGGCGTCGACCGCGGAGAACCCGTAGATCGTCTTGATGTAGGTGGGCAGGTAGTTGCTGAACGCCACGAATCCGCCGAAGACGATCGCGTAGAGGAACGACATCTCCCAGGTGACCGGCAATTTCGCGGCTGCCTTGAGCTTGGGCACCACGGGCTGCCGGTTGGGCCGGAAGTACGGCGCGTTACGCAGGACCACCAGGCAGAACGCGGCGGTGAGCACCAGTGCGGCCGCGATGATCACGTGGGTGGTGAACAAGCCGAACCACTTGACGAACCGCGGGGTGAAGAACGCCGACAGCGCCGTGCCCACCATGCCCATGCCGAACACACCGGTGGCGAACCCCCGCCGCGCGGGCTCGTACCAGTTGTTGGCGAACGGGATGCCGACCGCGAAGATCGTGCCCGCCACACCGAGAAGGAAGCCGCACACCAGGAGCAGCGGGTACGAGTTGGCCGATCCCGCGGCACCGACCCCCAGGACCGGCAGGATCGATGCCACCGTGACGGCGATGAGCATCGTGCGCCCGCCGAACCGGTCGGTCAGTGGCCCCGTGACGATCCGCCCGAGGGCCCCGACCAGGATCGGGGTGGCCACCAGCATGGAGGCCTCGGTGCTGCTCAGCGACATGTCGCCGGCATACGTGGTGGACAGGGGGCCGATCATGTTCCATGCCCAGAAGTTGATCGCAGAGACCCAAGTGGCCAGCGCCAAATTGAGTCCCCGCCGCGCGCCGGTGTCCGGCGTAACCGCCGTGCTCACCCGCTCAGCTAAACACCTTTCGCCATCGCTCGCCGGTTATTCGCGCCAACAATTCGCTATAAGGCTGAAAGTTCCTGCCCGACAAGGATTTCAGGAAGGTCCTCAGTGTTCGTCCGCGGCGCGGGCGGGATCGATGGGTCCGGCCGCGAAAGCCGTGGGGTCTGCCAGCAGGGCCCGCAGATGTGGCAACCATGCCCTGTCGGCGGGTACCCAGTCGAGGGCATCGAGGTCTGCGGCGGTCACCCAGCGCAGGCACCGGTGGTCATGTGGCTGCGCCGTGCCGTCCCCGACCTGCGTCACCACATAGGCGCGCAGGACGACGGACCCGGGCAGTT is a window of Mycolicibacterium chubuense NBB4 DNA encoding:
- a CDS encoding nitrate/nitrite transporter yields the protein MSTAVTPDTGARRGLNLALATWVSAINFWAWNMIGPLSTTYAGDMSLSSTEASMLVATPILVGALGRIVTGPLTDRFGGRTMLIAVTVASILPVLGVGAAGSANSYPLLLVCGFLLGVAGTIFAVGIPFANNWYEPARRGFATGVFGMGMVGTALSAFFTPRFVKWFGLFTTHVIIAAALVLTAAFCLVVLRNAPYFRPNRQPVVPKLKAAAKLPVTWEMSFLYAIVFGGFVAFSNYLPTYIKTIYGFSAVDAGARTAAFALAAVLARPVGGALADRIAPKYVVLGSLLGTAAMAFIAVFQPPPDVWSAATFIALAIFLGIGTGGVFAWVARRSPAASVGSVTGIVAAAGGLGGYFPPLVMGATYDAAANEYTVGLLLLVATALAAVGFTALRLHAHEPKATEAPA
- the typA gene encoding translational GTPase TypA → MSSRPDFRNVAIVAHVDHGKTTLVDAMLRQSGALSHRGDDAIERLMDSGDLEKEKGITILAKNTAVHRHHADGGMTVINVIDTPGHADFGGEVERGLSMVDGVLLLVDASEGPLPQTRFVLRKALAAHLPVILVVNKTDRPDARIAEVVSDSHDLLLDVASDLDEDAQKAAEDALGLPTLYASGRAGIASTVQPANGENPQGENLDPLFDVLLEHIPPPHGDPEAPLQALVTNLDASAFLGRLALIRIYKGRIRKGQQVAWMRDVDGHPVITNAKITELLVTEGVERTPTEEAVAGDIVAVAGIPEIMIGDTLADPDHAHALPRITVDEPAISVTIGTNTSPLAGKVSGHKLTARMVKSRLDSELIGNVSIKVVDIGRPDAWEVQGRGELALAVLVEQMRREGFELTVGKPQVVTRTIDGKLHEPFEAMTIDCPEEFVGAITQLMAARKGRMEEMANHAAGWVRMDFIVPSRGLIGFRTDFLTLTRGTGIANAVFDGYRPWAGEIRARHTGSLVSDRSGSITPFAMIQLADRGQFFVEPGQDTYEGQVVGINPRAEDLDINITREKKLTNMRSSTADVIETLARPLELGLEQAMEFCAEDECVEVTPEIVRVRKVELTASLRARAKARAKQQANS
- a CDS encoding (deoxy)nucleoside triphosphate pyrophosphohydrolase, with amino-acid sequence MPVQIVVAGALTSGATLLVAQRDRPAELAGRWELPGGKVTAGESEREALVRELDEELGVTVQVGARLGDDVELPGSVVLRAYVVTQVGDGTAQPHDHRCLRWVTAADLDALDWVPADRAWLPHLRALLADPTAFAAGPIDPARAADEH
- the narJ gene encoding nitrate reductase molybdenum cofactor assembly chaperone, whose protein sequence is MKARLRSRTTLNDRLTWQCASLTLSYPDGDRLDTAAELLTHIDGPAARHLAGTLDAVRALSPREAAEAYVATFDMRRRCTLYLTFWTAGDTRNRGQAMLEFARTYREAGVSPPDREAPDYLPVALEFAANVDWDAGRRVLGAHRVAVDVLHRALCEAGSPYAMTVAAVLSTLPRGSESDELSAQRLVAHGPPAEAVGLQPFTLTVPPRGRAGRTDAVAGRPGGR
- the narH gene encoding nitrate reductase subunit beta encodes the protein MKVMAQMAMVMNLDKCIGCHTCSVTCKQAWTNRPGTEYVWFNNVETRPGQGYPRTYEDQDRWRGGWMRDKRGRLRLRGGGRWHKLAHIFSNPKLPSIEDYYEPWTYDYENLINAPLGEHMPVAPPRSLISGEPMKVQWSANWDDNLAGSPEILPGDPVLQKVSEEVRLELEQTFMFYLPRICEHCLNPSCVASCPSGAMYKRSEDGIVLVDQDRCRGWRMCVSGCPYKKVYFNHKTGKAEKCTLCYPRIEVGLPTVCSETCVGRLRYLGLVLYDVDRVLAAASVSDDTDLYAAHRQILLDPNDPEVIAGARAEGISDEWIEAAQNSPVYALINTYQVALPLHPEFRTVPMVWYIPPLSPVVDAVSRSGHDGEDAGNLFGALEALRIPIEYLAGLFTAGDTAVVEGVLRKLAAMRSYMRDVNLGRETQPHIPESVGMTEEQIYDMYRLLALAKYDERYVIPTAYATDGLPGVEEPGCSLSFEGGTGMYESGPFGEASGGPVPVAVETFHALRNRQTSEEMAANRTRPSRVNLLNWDGRGAPSGLFPGDGERR
- a CDS encoding nitrate reductase subunit alpha, which produces MTNPPRTGGRVEELLERSGRFFTRGEISDDLRTVSHRGGREGDIFYRDRWSHDKVVRSTHGVNCTGSCSWKVYVKDGIITWETQETDYPSVGPDRPEYEPRGCPRGAAFSWYTYSPTRVRYPYARGVLVEMYREAKARLGDPVLAWADIQGDPQRRRRYQQARGKGGLMRVTWAEAAEMIAAAHVHTIKTYGPDRIAGFSPIPAMSMVSHAAGARFVSLLGGAMTSFYDWYADLPVASPQVFGDQTDVPESGDWWDASYLVMWGSNVPVTRTPDAHWMAEVRYRGTKVVTVSPDYADNTKFADEWMPCAAGTDGALAMAMGHVILTEGFVRQRVPFFVDYARTYTDLPFLVKLEERDGIVVPGKMLTAADLDIGHQAMENAAFKPALWDGASESVAVPPGSLGFRYGDAGAGKWNLDLGELVPALTVARAGEDPGETAMIVLPRFDAVDGDAGTVRRGVPVRRVAGHRVCTVFDLMLAQYGVGRPGLPGDWPTGYDDPDAPYTPAWQEPITGVSASQAIRVAREFARNAEESGGRSMIIMGAGICQWFHGDTTYRAVLALLLLTGSMGRNGGGWAHYVGQEKCRPITGWATMGSATDWSRPPRQMPGTSYWYVHTDQWRYDGYRADALASPTARGRFTGKHTMDVVTAAAAMGWMPFYPQFDRSSLDVADEARAAGREIPEFVCEQLASGALRLAVTDPDDPANWPRVLDVWRANLLGSSSKGNEYFLQHLLGTASNLQATPTAEHLRPDGVAWTPEIPEGKLDLLMSIDFRMTSTTLLSDVVLPAATWYEKADLSSTDMHPYVHAFSPAIDPPWETRSDFDAFGAIARAFSALAKNHLGTRTDVVLGALLHDTPGAMAYPGGVHRDWRESGEVPVPGKTIGPITVVERDYTAIADKWSTVGPLVDRLGVTTKGVTTRPDHEIDELSRKFGVLDSGAAAGRPAMTTAERMADVILALSGTSNGRLAVEGFRELERRVGKPLAHLAEGSEERRITYADTQARPVPVITSPEWSGSETGGRRYAPFTVNIEQLKPFHTLTGRMHFFLDHDWLEELGEQLPVYRPPLDLGRLFGEPAVGDRDGVGLTVRYLTPHSKWSIHSEYQDNLFMLSLSRGGPTMWMSPSDAAKIGVADNDWVEAVNRNGVLVCRAIVSHRMPEGVVYVYHAQERVIDVPLTETTGRRGGIHNSLTRLLVKPSHLAGGYAQTAFAFNYLGPTGNQRDEVTVVRRRSQEVTYR
- the narI gene encoding respiratory nitrate reductase subunit gamma, with translation MSGWEIFWDVVPYVTLAIVVVGTWWRYRYDKFGWTTRSSQLYESRLLRIASPLFHFGILVVIVGHIIGLVIPESWTAAVGLSNHAYHVQALVLGAIAGVCTLVGVSLLVYRRRTSGPVFMATTRNDKLMYLVLVLAIVAGLACTLIGATPVGGEHDYRQTVSPWFRSIWMLQPRGDLMVQAPLWFHIHVLIGLTLFCLWPFTRLVHAFSAPVGYLFRPYVVYRSRDVARKGELVGSQPHRRGW